In Lysobacter sp. FW306-1B-D06B, the sequence TCGGCGCGCAGCGGCGCGAGAACATCCACGTGCGCGACGGCACCGGCGAGGACGACTACGTCGCGCTGCGCACCGCGCGCGATGCGACGCTGGCGATGCCGGCGCTGATCCTGCCCGCCGTGCAGACCAACATCCGCGCCGGCGCGTTGCCTTCGCCGGAGTCCAACGGCGTGCGCTACCTCAAGATTCCGATCGACCGCCTCTGACTCACTCATGCCGACCTCATTCACTCCGGTTTCCGCACTGATCGGCGGCGCGCTGATCGGACTGGCTGCCACGTATCTCCTCGCCACGCTGGGCCGCATCGCGGGCATCAGCGGCATCGTCAACGCGGCGGTCGACCGGCGCGAGGAACGCGGCTGGCGGCTCGCCTTCCTCGTCGGAATGGTGGCGGCGGCGGGGGCGTGGTTCGCATGGTCGGGCGCCGTGCCGCGCACGGACTTCCCGTGGGCATGGCTGGTGATCGCCGGGCTGCTGGTCGGCTTCGGTACGCGGCTGGGCAACGGCTGCACCAGCGGCCACGGCATCTGCGGGCTGGCGCGGTTCTCGAAGCGTTCGCTGTGGGCGGTAGCGGTGTTCATGGGCAGCGCGTTCGTGACCGTGTATCTGGTGCGACACGTCGCGGGAGCATCGCCGTGAGGCGCATCCTCCATGCGCTCGTGGCCGGTGCGGTGTTCGGCCTCGGGCTCGCCGTGTCGCAGATGACCAACCCGGACAAGGTGCTCAACTTCCTCGACCTCGCCGGTCAGTGGGATCCATCCCTGGCGCTGGTGATGGGCGGTGCACTCGCCGTGGCGATGCCCGGATTCGCCTGGTTGCGCTCGCGCGGATGCGCGCTCGACGGCGGCTCCCTGCCCGCGCCGCCCGCCGCGCGCATCGACCGCCGTTTGCTGATCGGCAGCGCGCTGTTCGGCATCGGCTGGGGACTGGCGGGCTACTGCCCGGGGCCTGCGCTGGCCAACCTGGCGCACGGCAGCGCCGATGCGATTGTGTTCGTCGTCGCGATGCTGGCAGGCTCGCAACTTGCACGACTTCTTCCGGAACTCCGCCCATGACGCGTTCCTTCTCCGTGATGCTGGCTCTGCTGGCCTTCACCGCGCCCGTCGCGATCCGCATCGACGACGATGCGGCGAAGTCGCCGTGACCGATCGCCATCGCTCTCGCTAAGCTCTCGCCATGGAACCGCGCCCCGCTCCCCTTCAGTTCGATTCGCTCGATGCCGCCGTCGAGTTTCTGTTCACGCGCATCGAGGGGCCGCTGCATATCGGCGCCCCGCTGGGGCTGGGCAAGCCACATCGGCTGCTCAATGCGCTTTACGCGCGCGCCGAAGGGGATGCCTCGCGACCGCTGCACCTGTACACCGCGCTCTCGCTCGATCCGCCGAGTGGCGGCAAGCGGCTGGAAGCGCGTTTCCTCAAGCCGTTCGTCGAGCGCCATTTCGGCGCCGACTTTCCGCGCCTGGCCTACGTGCAGGCGCTCAAGCGCAATGCGCTGCCGGCGCACATCGAGATCGAGGAGTTCTACCTCCAGGGCGGCGCGCTGCTGAATTCGGTGCCGGTGCAGCGCCGCTACGCAAGCCTGAACTACACGCATGTCGCGCGTGCCCTCGCCGACCGCAAGCTCAATGCGATCGTGCAGAAAGTCGCGCGTTCGCCCGATGGCGCCCGGCTGTCGCTGTCGTGCAATACCGACCTCACCTTCGACGCGCTGGACGCCATCGCCGAACGCGGCCTGCCGCGTCCGGTGCTGATCGCCGAGATCGACCCGCGCCTGCCCTGGCTGGGCGGCAGCGCGACGGTGGCGCCGGAGTTCTTCGATGCCATCGTGATGCCGCCGGGGCCGTATCCGAAGCTGTTCGGCCTGCCGCGCCAGCCGGTGAACGACGCCGACTACGCCATCGGCTTCCATGCCAGCACGCGGGTGCTGGATGGCGGGACGCTGCAGATCGGCATCGGCGCGCTGGCCGATGCGCTGTGCCATGCCCTGGTGCTGCGCCACGTCGACAACGACGCCTATCGCGGCGTGCTGCGCGCCCTGAATTGCCCGAACGCGGACGACGCGGCGCTGGCTCCGTTCGAGCGCGGCCTGTACGGCTGCAGCGAGATGATCAACGAGGGCTTCCGCAAGCTGGTGGAAGTCGGCGTGATCAAGCGCCGCGTGGTGGACGACCTGGCGGCGATGCAGCGCATCGAACGCGGCGGACCCAGTGCGCACGACCTCGCGCTGCTGGAGGAGAAAGGCGAGTTCC encodes:
- a CDS encoding YeeE/YedE family protein; translation: MPTSFTPVSALIGGALIGLAATYLLATLGRIAGISGIVNAAVDRREERGWRLAFLVGMVAAAGAWFAWSGAVPRTDFPWAWLVIAGLLVGFGTRLGNGCTSGHGICGLARFSKRSLWAVAVFMGSAFVTVYLVRHVAGASP
- a CDS encoding YeeE/YedE family protein, whose translation is MRRILHALVAGAVFGLGLAVSQMTNPDKVLNFLDLAGQWDPSLALVMGGALAVAMPGFAWLRSRGCALDGGSLPAPPAARIDRRLLIGSALFGIGWGLAGYCPGPALANLAHGSADAIVFVVAMLAGSQLARLLPELRP
- a CDS encoding acetyl-CoA hydrolase/transferase C-terminal domain-containing protein yields the protein MEPRPAPLQFDSLDAAVEFLFTRIEGPLHIGAPLGLGKPHRLLNALYARAEGDASRPLHLYTALSLDPPSGGKRLEARFLKPFVERHFGADFPRLAYVQALKRNALPAHIEIEEFYLQGGALLNSVPVQRRYASLNYTHVARALADRKLNAIVQKVARSPDGARLSLSCNTDLTFDALDAIAERGLPRPVLIAEIDPRLPWLGGSATVAPEFFDAIVMPPGPYPKLFGLPRQPVNDADYAIGFHASTRVLDGGTLQIGIGALADALCHALVLRHVDNDAYRGVLRALNCPNADDAALAPFERGLYGCSEMINEGFRKLVEVGVIKRRVVDDLAAMQRIERGGPSAHDLALLEEKGEFLHGAFYLGSPEFYGWLRDLPPDVRRCIGMKRVGEVNDLIGDIALERLQRRDARFFNTCMMATALGAAVSDALEDGRVVSGVGGQYNFVAMSHALPDSRSVLMLRATREAGGEVTSNVVWNYGHTTIPRHLRDTYISEYGIADVRGRADEDCVTAMAAITDSRFQAALLDTAKQNGKLRADFTLPANATRNTPERLGAALRPFRKNGALPDYPLGSDFTPVEQRLVKALAWLKANTATRGAKLRTVWRALSARAEDSEALQRMQLDSPNSFGERLEAKLVSLALAATR